In the genome of Gemmatimonadaceae bacterium, one region contains:
- a CDS encoding CHAT domain-containing tetratricopeptide repeat protein — MVLCTAACDRRPSAAEPARDPIFAVADSLRLEGRFAEALDHYRALRDSLAQTPDTQRHWRAQLWWADALMRLGQRDSAAAALDVAMALAGNDPRRESQTRYTRSVLLDRQGQFDLAFAEATRALELGRQSGDLARQGDAHNALGRIHSLSGRYRDALAAHMRLLAARQADGASPKQIADAYNELGIDYRHLGRFTDAAAVYGQALAFYRANGNPEGQARVLNNLANVHLMSGERDEALALLTEAVPLTQQIEDPRGQAFVLTGLATVYLQAGNLEAARAPLRRALDFARRAGLSYNVTVILLNLGELELRTGSLAAAGRALTETLTLADSLGYGRQRAGARAFLAELAVARGDARAARRWANEAVLLADSLGDPEAQYEAGEAHGAALEAAGSVDATAAYLNVIELLESWRGRLALGDLRMGVAEPRLGVYEGAIRTLLARGRAEEAFLVAERARGRLLLEMMAERGRSDRTSSRRTELLRLLQEQHEASGAVRRNDLREQIQSEVGRLGRELELLERGNRSAGGGATIGNPHLASMSNLRSELLGGKRAILAYFWGDSAVYGWWITAESVRAARLGAADSLAALADFLRGAVESPSSGADWTAPARHAFDVFVAPLNPTDAEELFVVADGPLTYVPLEVLVPRSGLPWGTARHITYGPSASVLLALARAPRSEGWARTMLAVGNPSQAREWIRRGADGDRASPLRPLPHAAEEARAIAEMFRRRGADALVGRRATLERWLSIQPARYRYLHFAAHAQVSDREAMQTALVLVDGRLDLARIRELPLRAELVTLSACETGLGQRMRGEGVIGLPHAFLAAGARSVVVTLWPIADRLAADFMVSFYGRVREGRSPAGALLEMRREWATSRGDRAHPSSWASFVLVGGVNSSEVPTAAAR; from the coding sequence ATGGTCCTCTGCACGGCCGCATGCGACCGGCGTCCATCCGCGGCGGAGCCGGCGCGCGATCCGATATTCGCCGTTGCCGACAGCCTCCGTCTCGAAGGCCGGTTCGCGGAGGCGCTTGATCACTACCGCGCTCTCCGTGACTCCCTCGCGCAGACGCCCGATACGCAGCGTCATTGGCGCGCTCAGCTCTGGTGGGCGGATGCGCTCATGCGTCTCGGCCAACGCGACAGCGCAGCCGCAGCGCTCGATGTGGCGATGGCGCTTGCAGGCAACGATCCGCGGCGGGAGAGCCAGACCCGTTATACGCGGAGCGTGCTCCTCGACCGGCAGGGGCAGTTCGACCTCGCGTTCGCCGAGGCGACCCGCGCGCTCGAGCTGGGACGCCAGAGCGGCGATCTCGCGCGCCAGGGGGACGCACATAATGCGCTCGGGCGGATCCACTCATTGAGCGGTCGCTACCGCGATGCCCTCGCCGCGCACATGCGGTTGCTGGCGGCGCGGCAGGCAGACGGAGCGTCGCCGAAACAAATCGCGGACGCGTACAACGAGCTTGGGATTGATTACCGGCATCTCGGCCGCTTCACGGACGCTGCCGCTGTCTACGGGCAGGCGCTCGCCTTCTACCGTGCGAACGGTAACCCCGAGGGGCAGGCACGCGTGCTCAACAATCTGGCCAATGTCCACCTGATGTCCGGGGAGAGGGACGAGGCCCTGGCCCTGCTCACCGAAGCGGTACCGCTCACCCAACAGATCGAGGATCCTCGCGGGCAGGCCTTCGTTCTGACCGGTCTCGCCACCGTGTACCTGCAGGCGGGAAATCTGGAGGCCGCCCGGGCGCCGCTCCGGCGTGCGCTCGATTTCGCCCGGCGCGCCGGGCTTTCATACAACGTGACGGTCATCCTGCTCAACCTCGGCGAGCTTGAGCTGCGCACAGGATCACTGGCGGCGGCCGGGCGCGCGCTTACCGAGACGCTCACACTCGCCGACTCGTTGGGTTACGGACGTCAGCGTGCGGGCGCGAGAGCATTTCTCGCCGAGCTAGCGGTGGCGCGCGGTGACGCACGCGCCGCACGCCGGTGGGCCAACGAAGCGGTACTGCTCGCCGACTCGCTCGGCGATCCCGAGGCGCAATACGAGGCAGGGGAGGCGCACGGCGCGGCGTTGGAGGCGGCGGGAAGTGTCGACGCGACCGCAGCATACCTGAACGTGATTGAGCTGCTCGAGTCATGGCGGGGCCGGCTCGCACTCGGCGACCTGCGGATGGGCGTCGCCGAGCCCCGGCTGGGGGTGTACGAGGGTGCTATCCGAACGCTGCTCGCCCGCGGCCGCGCGGAGGAGGCGTTCCTCGTCGCGGAGCGGGCGCGAGGACGCCTATTGCTCGAGATGATGGCCGAGCGTGGGCGAAGTGACCGAACAAGCTCACGGCGCACCGAGCTCTTGCGCCTGCTCCAGGAGCAGCACGAGGCATCGGGCGCCGTACGCCGAAACGATCTGCGCGAGCAGATCCAGAGCGAGGTAGGCCGACTCGGACGCGAGTTGGAGCTGCTCGAGCGCGGTAACCGCTCCGCCGGCGGGGGGGCCACCATCGGCAATCCACATTTGGCCTCGATGTCGAATCTCCGATCCGAGCTTCTCGGAGGTAAGCGCGCGATACTCGCATACTTCTGGGGTGACAGCGCGGTCTACGGATGGTGGATCACCGCGGAAAGCGTGCGCGCAGCGCGTCTCGGCGCCGCCGATTCGCTCGCGGCGCTCGCCGATTTCCTTCGCGGCGCCGTGGAGAGCCCGTCGTCCGGCGCAGACTGGACAGCTCCGGCTCGTCACGCCTTCGACGTCTTCGTCGCGCCGCTCAACCCGACGGACGCGGAAGAGTTGTTCGTGGTGGCCGACGGGCCGCTCACCTATGTGCCGCTGGAAGTTCTCGTCCCCCGAAGCGGACTGCCATGGGGCACAGCGCGGCATATCACGTATGGGCCGTCGGCATCCGTGCTCCTGGCGCTCGCCCGCGCGCCGAGATCCGAGGGTTGGGCGCGCACCATGCTCGCGGTCGGCAACCCATCCCAGGCCCGGGAATGGATTCGACGCGGTGCCGATGGGGACCGCGCGTCGCCGCTGCGCCCTTTGCCGCACGCGGCCGAGGAGGCGCGGGCGATAGCCGAGATGTTCCGCCGCCGGGGAGCCGACGCACTCGTCGGCCGCAGAGCGACTCTGGAACGGTGGCTTTCCATACAGCCGGCGCGCTACCGGTACCTCCACTTCGCTGCACACGCTCAGGTGAGCGACCGCGAGGCAATGCAGACGGCGCTCGTTCTGGTCGACGGCCGGCTCGACCTCGCGCGCATCCGGGAGCTGCCGCTGCGCGCCGAGCTCGTGACGCTCTCCGCCTGCGAGACGGGCCTTGGCCAGCGTATGCGCGGAGAAGGCGTGATCGGCCTCCCGCATGCGTTTCTCGCGGCCGGTGCGCGAAGCGTGGTCGTGACGCTGTGGCCGATAGCGGATCGGCTGGCAGCCGATTTCATGGTCAGCTTCTACGGACGGGTACGCGAGGGCAGATCGCCCGCCGGGGCATTGCTGGAGATGCGGCGCGAATGGGCGACGAGTCGCGGGGACCGCGCGCATCCTTCGAGCTGGGCATCGTTCGTCCTCGTCGGCGGGGTAAATTCGAGCGAAGTCCCCACTGCCGCGGCGCGGTGA
- a CDS encoding M20/M25/M40 family metallo-hydrolase, translated as MPSYYPVAFRARPVAAILVLAILSPAAAHAQQPDRADTAVVTRIRDEGFNRSQVMETASWLTDVYGPRLTNSPNARAAADWTIRRLASWGIDNGRMEPWGTFGIGWSNQALFVRAVEPQAYPIIANVAAWTPSTSGWVRGEAVMVNDLTDSSVFAKYAGKLRGKFVLITDPPGIAQRFRPDARRYSDSALDAIAVPPASPGDGQFGPPQPQGTLSAAARLRFFENEGVAAVVSSSPRNDFGTVFAAASVGTRRQDALSNLIGLGFAAEHYNRIARTLAKGLPVVLEMFVQSTAHEQDRTAFNVIAEIPGTDKKDEVVMLGAHFDSWHYATGATDNASGSAVMLEAMRILEALNLPLRRTVRLALWTGEEQGLLGSRAYVNDHFADRATMQLKPDHAKFQAYFNMDNGTGAFRGIYLQGNEAIGPIFRAWMEPFQDLGMTTITIRNTGGTDHQAFDAVGLPGFQFIQDEIEYRSRTHHSNMDSYERLIADDLKKNAVIVASFVYHAANRPTLLPREPLPPPPAPPTPPTPPRQ; from the coding sequence ATGCCGTCGTACTACCCGGTCGCTTTCCGCGCGCGTCCCGTTGCGGCGATACTCGTGCTCGCCATCCTCTCGCCCGCGGCCGCGCACGCGCAGCAACCCGACCGAGCCGACACGGCGGTCGTCACCCGGATCCGGGACGAAGGATTCAACCGCTCGCAGGTCATGGAGACCGCGAGCTGGCTGACCGACGTGTACGGCCCGCGTCTGACCAACTCGCCCAATGCGCGCGCCGCGGCTGACTGGACGATTCGCCGTCTCGCCTCGTGGGGGATCGACAACGGCCGTATGGAGCCGTGGGGAACGTTCGGCATCGGCTGGAGCAACCAGGCGCTGTTCGTGCGCGCGGTCGAGCCGCAGGCGTATCCGATCATCGCGAACGTGGCGGCCTGGACGCCGAGCACCAGCGGATGGGTGCGCGGGGAAGCGGTGATGGTCAACGACCTGACCGATTCCAGCGTCTTCGCGAAGTACGCCGGGAAGCTGCGCGGCAAGTTCGTGCTGATCACCGATCCGCCCGGCATCGCACAGCGCTTCCGCCCGGATGCGCGGCGCTACTCGGACAGCGCGCTGGACGCGATCGCCGTCCCGCCCGCTTCTCCAGGCGACGGGCAATTCGGCCCGCCGCAGCCGCAAGGCACTCTGTCAGCCGCCGCTAGACTGCGGTTTTTCGAGAATGAAGGCGTGGCGGCCGTCGTATCGAGCAGCCCGCGCAACGATTTCGGAACGGTGTTCGCCGCGGCCTCCGTCGGCACGCGCCGGCAGGACGCGCTCTCCAACCTGATCGGGCTCGGCTTCGCCGCTGAGCACTACAATAGAATCGCGCGCACGCTCGCGAAGGGGCTGCCGGTCGTGCTCGAGATGTTCGTGCAGAGCACGGCGCACGAGCAGGACCGCACGGCGTTCAACGTGATCGCGGAAATCCCGGGCACCGACAAAAAAGACGAAGTAGTGATGCTCGGCGCGCACTTCGACTCCTGGCACTACGCCACCGGGGCGACCGACAACGCTTCCGGCAGCGCGGTGATGCTCGAGGCGATGCGCATCCTCGAAGCGCTCAACCTGCCGCTCCGGCGGACGGTCCGGCTCGCGCTGTGGACGGGAGAAGAGCAGGGGCTGCTCGGCTCGCGCGCGTACGTGAACGATCACTTCGCGGACCGCGCCACGATGCAGCTCAAGCCGGATCACGCGAAGTTCCAGGCGTACTTCAACATGGACAACGGGACCGGCGCGTTTCGCGGCATTTACCTCCAGGGGAACGAAGCCATAGGACCGATCTTCCGCGCGTGGATGGAACCGTTCCAGGACCTCGGCATGACCACCATCACCATCCGGAACACGGGCGGGACCGATCACCAGGCCTTCGACGCGGTCGGACTGCCGGGCTTTCAGTTCATCCAGGACGAGATCGAATACCGCAGCCGCACGCATCACTCGAACATGGACAGCTACGAGCGGCTGATCGCCGATGACCTCAAGAAGAACGCGGTCATCGTCGCGAGCTTCGTGTATCACGCGGCGAACAGGCCAACGCTGCTGCCGCGCGAGCCGTTGCCGCCACCCCCCGCACCGCCCACGCCGCCCACGCCGCCCCGGCAGTAG
- a CDS encoding sigma-70 family RNA polymerase sigma factor codes for MSPLDGKRYTPATGASAQAEPPRAVLLVPEAELVLRFSDRLRLFATRRLRDAAAAEDVAQETLRRVIDAMRAGRIENPLALPGFVFQTASHVCLQHQRSAGREARALARLHDEPTGGAEAPDALVALISEERRATVRAALDRLADSDRELLRLYFFERLDASEIAGRLGMPAAALRVRKHRALHRLAKLLDEREP; via the coding sequence ATGTCGCCGCTCGACGGAAAGCGTTACACCCCGGCGACAGGCGCCTCGGCACAGGCGGAACCCCCTCGGGCGGTCCTGCTTGTCCCAGAGGCGGAGCTCGTCCTTCGCTTCAGCGATCGATTGCGACTGTTCGCGACACGCCGGCTCCGGGACGCTGCTGCCGCGGAGGACGTCGCGCAGGAGACACTGCGCAGGGTGATCGATGCGATGCGCGCCGGCCGTATCGAAAATCCGCTCGCACTGCCTGGCTTCGTGTTCCAGACGGCGTCCCACGTTTGCCTCCAGCATCAGCGCTCGGCTGGACGAGAGGCTCGCGCGCTGGCACGGCTGCACGACGAACCGACCGGCGGGGCCGAGGCGCCCGACGCGCTCGTCGCGCTGATCAGCGAAGAGCGCCGTGCGACCGTGCGAGCAGCACTCGATCGCTTGGCAGACAGTGATCGCGAATTGCTTCGACTGTATTTTTTCGAACGATTGGATGCCAGTGAGATCGCCGGCAGACTCGGCATGCCGGCCGCGGCCTTGCGCGTCCGAAAGCACCGGGCGCTACATCGGTTGGCCAAGCTGCTCGACGAACGTGAACCCTGA